A single Pyxicephalus adspersus chromosome 8, UCB_Pads_2.0, whole genome shotgun sequence DNA region contains:
- the ZNF326 gene encoding DBIRD complex subunit ZNF326, translated as MDGSGRKAWPMVGGAVRDYDHGSYGRSMDSFAMDSGNDRFGPYESFDSRSSVGGRDLYRSGYGYNESDQGYGDSYDGRYDNPYRNSVDSFDGRNQGGSNWDPSFPRAKVRTGFMEDRGRDNYSSYGGFSSPYMKPAAVGSRGRGMPAYPDGAFGGPAAGRGRGRGGGLARGMRRPAMMDYNPQLMSGGMTRGIKRKMVQPFKAPVAFGKKPKLAKTGATQTAKPAPAPAEPVDPEEEEKRRTEARREKQRRRREKNSEKYGDGMAFTCSFCKFRSFEEKGIEEHLASEGHQEMLDHIQKQTKFDKPVMEFLHECIVNKYKKTAARKAQATQNQNEAAKAPEKDIMEGVTPDDHMMKVETVHCSACSVYVPALHSSVQLHLKSADHSKSKLAYKDQIKRESILTATSILNNPLVKARYELYLKGENPFETHPEETVQETVTEDAEATSTVESAEGGEPTNTEEAIADVEAEDFTADPLTTTDEN; from the exons ATGGACGGTTCTGGAAGGAAAGCTTGGCCAATGGTTGGAG GTGCAGTCCGTGATTATGACCATGGCAGCTATGGGCGAAGTATGGACAGCTTTGCCATGGACAGTGGCAATGACAg GTTTGGACCTTATGAGTCTTTTGACTCCAGGTCTTCTGTGGGTGGGCGAGATCTGTACAGATCTGGCTATGGTTATAATGAATCCGATCAAGGCTACGGAGATAGTTATGATGGCCGATATGACAACCCATACCGGAATAGCGTTGACTCTTTTGATGGTAGAAACCAGGGCGGGTCTAACTGGGATCCGTCTTTCCCACGAGCGAAAGTGAGGACTGGGTTTATGGAGGACAGAGGAAGAGACAATTACTCTTCCTACGGCGGTTTTTCTTCACCCTATATGAAGCCTGCAGCAGTAGGCTCTCGGGGAAGAGGAATGCCTGCTTACCCCGACGGTGCTTTTGGAGGACCAGCAGCAGGCAGAGGCCGTGGCAGAGGAGGAGGA CTTGCTCGTGGTATGCGTAGGCCTGCTATGATGGACTATAACCCCCAGCTAATGTCTGGTGGAATGACCAGAGGCATTAAGAGGAAGATGGTTCAGCCATTCAAGGCTCCTGTAGCTTTTGGCAAAAAACCAAAGCTGGCAAAAACTGGAGCAACCCAAACTGCCAAACCTGCTCCTGCACCAG CAGAACCAGTTGATCCTGAAGAGGAGGAGAAGCGCCGCACAGAGGCAAGAAGGGAAAAACAGAGGCGCAGAAGAGAGAAGAACAGTGAAAAATACGGAGATGG aatggcTTTTACCTGCTCATTCTGCAAGTTCAGATCTTTTGAAGAAAAGGGTATTGAAGAACATTTGGCCAGTGAAGGTCACCAGGAGATGCTAGACCATATCCAGAAACAAACCAAGTTTGACAAACCTGTCATGGAGTTCTTGCAT GAATGCATAGTTAACAAGTATAAGAAAACAGCTGCTCGTAAAGCTCAGGCCACTCAGAATCAAAATGAAGCTGCAAAAGCACCAGAGAAGGACATTATGGAAG gagTTACTCCGGATGATCACATGATGAAAGTTGAAACTGTCCACTGCAGTGCCTGCAGTGTGTATGTACCTGCCCTACACAGCTCTGTACAGCTGCACCTCAAATCTGCTGATCACTCAAAGAGCAAGCTG GCTTACAAGGATCAGATAAAGAGAGAAAGCATATTGACTGCAACAAGCATACTGAACAACCCACTTGTAAAAGCAAGATATGAACTCTACTTGAAG ggtGAAAATCCATTTGAAACTCATCCTGAAGAAACTGTTCAGGAAACCGTTACTGAGGATGCTGAAGCCACCAGTACAGTTGAGAGCGCTGAGGGTGGTGAACCAACAAACACCGAGGAGGCTATTGCAGATGTTGAAGCAGAAGATTTCACTGCTGATCCCCTGACTACAACTGATGAAAATTAG